Proteins encoded within one genomic window of Legionella sp. PC997:
- a CDS encoding LysR family transcriptional regulator, which yields MDLKKVNLNLLVYLNTLLNELSVSKAADKSNLCQSAMSGILRQLRDVFEDPLFIREAHGLKPTPKALDLMPKIKTFLTYADDIFSKDEFNPSTEIATFNVVLGSHGELLLLSKLSSYLARYAPNITLKIVWISENSNLDELLATTTDLAILASFLPHGKMISKEFLLEDEMACAMRTSHPLADKELTQKMLIEADHVNILFIEKALNNQLDPSHIKRNIKITVPNLISALEVIRDTDYLAIVPRCLATSLNEKKHFVIKPLPFPKKKFAVQMLYHQRLCNYKPLLWLMKIIKEQCL from the coding sequence ATGGACTTGAAAAAAGTGAATTTAAATTTACTGGTATATCTTAACACCTTATTAAACGAGCTTTCTGTTTCAAAAGCTGCAGATAAATCTAACCTATGTCAGTCGGCTATGAGTGGCATTTTGAGACAGTTAAGGGATGTCTTCGAGGATCCTTTATTTATTCGGGAAGCACATGGCCTTAAACCCACCCCTAAAGCCTTAGATTTAATGCCCAAGATTAAAACTTTTTTAACTTACGCGGATGACATTTTTTCAAAAGATGAATTTAATCCTAGTACTGAAATAGCCACATTTAATGTGGTCTTAGGAAGTCATGGAGAACTTTTGCTTTTATCTAAATTATCGAGTTATCTGGCGCGATATGCTCCTAATATTACATTAAAAATAGTTTGGATATCAGAGAATTCAAATCTAGATGAATTGTTAGCAACCACAACTGATTTAGCTATTCTGGCAAGTTTTCTACCGCACGGTAAAATGATTAGCAAAGAATTTTTACTTGAAGATGAAATGGCTTGTGCAATGCGCACATCACATCCGCTTGCTGATAAAGAGTTAACTCAAAAAATGCTTATTGAAGCAGACCATGTGAACATACTATTCATTGAAAAAGCACTAAATAATCAATTGGATCCATCTCACATCAAAAGGAATATTAAAATAACAGTACCCAATTTAATTAGTGCTCTTGAAGTTATTCGTGATACAGATTACCTAGCAATTGTACCGCGATGTCTGGCAACATCCTTAAATGAAAAGAAGCATTTTGTAATAAAACCTCTGCCTTTTCCTAAAAAAAAATTTGCCGTACAGATGTTGTATCACCAGCGTTTATGCAATTACAAACCACTCCTATGGCTTATGAAAATCATTAAAGAACAATGCCTCTAA
- a CDS encoding tetracycline destructase codes for MSKIQKILVIGAGVAGPAVCYWLKKFGFSPTLIEKNSSMRKGGYAIDIRGIATSLVKKMGIYEEIYAKRTQLQNGCYVNAQGDILHQEEGAKFGFRKEDEVELVRGDLIEILMQLIKDIPCYYDRTVEQIEQQKDGLKVIFNGGLTEHYDLVIGADGLHSSTRRMIFSKEEYNLVPLGSYISVCSIPNYLNLNKSELLFELDQKLIHISNDRTPTMAHVGFMFRSNHQLNDIRDEQEQKEFLRTTFRDLGWESNKILDLMEQSNDFYFDAIMQVKMKSWTKGRVALLGDSGYCASPLSGQGTSLALVGAYILAGELQVARDNYAHAFDKYNQLLRPYVQMNQDFGVWVSNTFLLPDEVSKEAVEERAAKAMTELHNAAHAMVLPEYQTTC; via the coding sequence ATGTCCAAAATACAAAAAATCCTAGTAATTGGCGCCGGTGTCGCCGGCCCTGCTGTATGCTACTGGCTAAAAAAATTTGGCTTCTCACCTACACTAATTGAAAAAAATTCTTCTATGAGAAAAGGTGGTTACGCGATCGACATTCGTGGAATTGCCACGAGTTTAGTTAAAAAGATGGGCATATATGAAGAGATTTATGCTAAACGGACTCAGTTACAAAATGGCTGTTATGTAAATGCCCAGGGCGATATCCTGCATCAAGAAGAAGGGGCAAAGTTTGGTTTTAGAAAAGAAGATGAGGTTGAGCTTGTTCGCGGCGACTTAATTGAGATCTTAATGCAGTTAATTAAAGACATTCCTTGTTATTATGATCGAACTGTAGAGCAAATAGAACAGCAAAAAGATGGTTTAAAAGTTATCTTCAATGGCGGCCTTACTGAACACTACGACTTAGTAATTGGAGCTGATGGCTTACATTCATCCACCCGACGAATGATTTTCTCTAAAGAAGAATATAACTTGGTTCCTCTTGGTTCATATATTAGTGTATGTAGCATACCTAATTATCTTAATTTAAATAAGAGTGAGCTTCTTTTTGAATTGGATCAAAAACTTATCCATATAAGTAACGATCGAACCCCAACTATGGCGCATGTTGGTTTTATGTTTCGTTCTAATCATCAATTAAATGATATTCGCGATGAACAGGAACAGAAAGAATTTCTTCGCACTACCTTTAGGGATCTAGGCTGGGAATCAAATAAAATACTTGACCTTATGGAACAAAGTAATGATTTTTATTTTGATGCGATAATGCAAGTAAAAATGAAGTCGTGGACTAAAGGAAGAGTTGCCCTCCTTGGTGATTCTGGTTATTGCGCCTCACCTTTGTCCGGCCAAGGAACAAGTTTAGCCTTAGTGGGCGCTTATATTTTAGCAGGAGAATTACAAGTAGCTAGAGATAACTATGCTCATGCCTTTGATAAATATAACCAGCTACTACGTCCTTATGTGCAGATGAATCAAGATTTTGGCGTCTGGGTTAGTAATACCTTTCTTTTGCCTGATGAGGTCTCTAAAGAAGCAGTAGAAGAAAGAGCAGCTAAAGCAATGACTGAATTACACAATGCGGCTCATGCTATGGTCCTGCCAGAGTATCAAACAACTTGCTAG
- a CDS encoding DUF1653 domain-containing protein, which produces METSPWSWRLRLNQKLYEVIGQARHSETREEMIVYNALYHSDRGLPSLGTI; this is translated from the coding sequence TTGGAAACATCTCCGTGGTCATGGAGATTAAGGTTAAACCAAAAATTATATGAAGTTATTGGTCAAGCTCGTCATAGTGAAACAAGGGAAGAGATGATAGTGTACAACGCACTTTATCATTCGGATCGGGGATTACCATCTTTGGGTACGATCTAG
- a CDS encoding membrane-targeted effector domain-containing toxin, with protein MKARAENNTGYLYVIKAGSEPSSSIFGALVIHLQKAGFLNNSEKSIVFKHNAIYFRHNLNEISAFISEFLPLILDFKKADGPIALDEETVFEKKFIHEKAGIVFERCEEPVTVKLRNKIRKAKHDLQNMDFDSLSDNKITEISGNSASSAKEHLLKKISEHQGVCIGETHSEVSHKKFLVTSMPNLVASGIKQLFVELGFYDTQTALYEQFFQTGLLPKALLVELINQDLSNRIIAGKNSDDFLYSYRTNPYSSLGIIVMAQMLGIHVIPIDSTEAYDGITGYAKKNETKFSKKRALSMNPTAAEIISQSREKYIAVVGANHNVSMKELRAPGVSALLSIPNLDLRDITVMDIKEDPFIRASLIYNLHRVLMGKPIKPFEPISAAPQNYLDCFKLIYLTELKREIKQFSTEPRLAWYQKKLEKLDFLKKNDDVYHLFEDIMLKLEDEVNEYKEAPAQAAPKIFPFLLEKYLEGEDLRGSSIRETKFPESIPPLLNAPDYNKTHEAFYSSQGADNHEAIERIKHIYDDYVSKFTAVQLSMKDKKQKFLEIGELKVEFIELIKFFTNNWNQDDKTQLFNSMQKWENQKPFLIYPLENRFYNLFTSTNTWNEVKEILKGESGLRSYFYK; from the coding sequence TTGAAAGCTCGCGCAGAAAACAATACAGGGTATCTTTATGTGATTAAAGCGGGTTCTGAACCTTCTTCTAGCATTTTTGGTGCCTTAGTGATTCATTTACAAAAAGCTGGATTTTTAAATAATTCTGAAAAATCGATTGTTTTCAAACACAATGCAATTTATTTTCGCCATAATTTAAATGAAATTAGTGCTTTTATTTCTGAATTTTTACCGCTTATATTAGATTTTAAAAAGGCAGATGGACCCATTGCATTAGATGAAGAAACTGTTTTTGAAAAAAAATTTATCCATGAAAAAGCGGGTATCGTTTTTGAGCGATGCGAAGAACCCGTAACAGTTAAGCTAAGAAATAAAATTCGCAAAGCAAAGCATGATCTACAAAATATGGATTTTGACAGTTTGTCTGATAATAAAATTACTGAAATTAGCGGTAACTCGGCTTCCTCTGCAAAAGAACATTTACTAAAAAAAATTTCGGAACATCAAGGTGTCTGCATTGGCGAGACCCATTCTGAGGTTTCACATAAAAAATTTTTAGTTACTTCTATGCCTAACCTTGTAGCCTCTGGAATCAAACAATTATTTGTTGAGTTAGGATTTTACGATACTCAAACGGCTTTATATGAACAATTTTTCCAAACAGGCTTATTACCCAAAGCATTATTAGTCGAATTAATTAATCAGGATCTCAGCAATCGCATTATTGCAGGAAAAAATTCCGATGATTTTTTATATAGCTATAGAACTAACCCATACTCCAGTTTAGGTATTATTGTCATGGCGCAAATGCTTGGTATACACGTTATCCCTATCGATAGCACTGAGGCTTATGATGGCATTACTGGCTATGCCAAAAAAAATGAAACTAAATTTTCAAAAAAACGTGCCTTGTCAATGAATCCTACCGCCGCTGAAATTATTTCCCAAAGTCGTGAAAAATATATCGCAGTTGTGGGAGCCAATCATAATGTTAGCATGAAAGAATTGAGAGCTCCTGGCGTTTCGGCGCTGCTTTCAATTCCCAACCTGGATTTAAGGGACATAACGGTGATGGATATTAAAGAGGATCCCTTTATTCGAGCCAGTTTAATTTATAACCTTCATCGAGTTTTAATGGGTAAACCAATCAAACCTTTTGAACCCATCTCAGCGGCGCCACAAAATTATCTAGATTGTTTTAAACTAATCTATTTAACCGAACTAAAACGAGAGATAAAACAATTCTCGACTGAACCTAGGCTAGCCTGGTACCAAAAAAAATTAGAGAAGTTAGATTTTCTAAAAAAAAATGATGATGTTTATCATTTATTTGAGGATATTATGCTCAAATTGGAAGATGAGGTGAATGAATATAAAGAAGCTCCCGCTCAAGCTGCACCGAAAATTTTTCCTTTTTTATTAGAAAAATATTTAGAAGGTGAGGACTTGCGCGGTTCTTCGATAAGAGAAACCAAATTTCCTGAGTCCATTCCACCTTTATTAAACGCACCTGACTATAACAAAACGCATGAAGCGTTTTATTCGTCTCAAGGAGCGGATAATCATGAAGCGATCGAACGCATTAAGCATATTTATGATGATTATGTATCAAAATTTACTGCTGTTCAGCTATCAATGAAGGATAAAAAACAAAAATTTTTAGAAATTGGAGAATTAAAGGTTGAATTTATCGAGCTTATTAAATTTTTTACCAACAACTGGAATCAGGATGATAAAACTCAATTATTTAATTCCATGCAAAAATGGGAAAATCAAAAGCCATTTTTAATTTATCCTCTTGAAAATAGGTTTTATAATTTATTTACCTCAACTAACACCTGGAATGAGGTAAAAGAAATTTTGAAAGGCGAATCGGGACTTCGCTCTTATTTTTACAAATAA
- a CDS encoding diguanylate cyclase, translating to MNLSTKMFLIAFSTILIIIGSITWLSYEIVLNDYEAMEKKDIQQEVLRTKEALKRIEESLALITIDWAHWDDAYEFLAGKNTSFKKINLMNKVSFLDTHSDFILFFDNKGRYFEGNALDKKQKQFVPVSKNLIDYIYKNRIILQHQSPQDTVTGFIRIPEGLLLLTSYAVSDSGTTQKPNGNVILAYFFEKTDLERLAKTLQVQLRLYYLEDIAENTELQEIFNKLKTVDDYYIVPHDDKILYYYSLLNDINSKPIAILRTTFPRQTYLEGLSTVHLYIFIVALIGLIIMGLVFFLLKFSIVRRINSFKDQLSIITSKQDFSKTIEMSGRDEIYEMGKDCNKMLQVINTTQAQLNQSIHELTRRNNLIKHNNEELKEREHAMMLINKINEKLQMCQNISEAYSLINETVDELFTGWRGGIVIADPTSGELKTVTEWGDKKTLKLSFHSDECWAIRSGTIYIVDKFRPHLDCRHYISNEISKSLCIPLIAAGKFIGILNLNSEKNTAVSNYYHQQLVITLSEVIALSFANINLRDSLRDQSIHDPLTGLFNRRYLEERFPTEIERAIRNKSIFSVGMIDIDFFKNFNDRYGHAAGDEVLKKLAVSLMENFRGYDVIFRFGGEEFLVILIDNSVSKASERMNFFREQVKKTSITFKHINLPPITISIGLVEAPTEGTSLEEIARKADIALYHAKENGRDRVEIFTENKSKPIGPN from the coding sequence ATGAATCTAAGTACGAAAATGTTTTTAATCGCATTTTCAACTATTTTGATTATTATAGGTTCAATCACCTGGTTGTCTTATGAAATTGTGCTGAATGATTATGAAGCTATGGAGAAAAAAGATATTCAACAAGAGGTATTACGCACAAAAGAAGCATTAAAACGTATAGAGGAAAGCCTGGCGCTGATCACGATCGATTGGGCACATTGGGATGATGCATATGAATTTTTAGCAGGAAAAAATACATCATTTAAAAAAATTAATTTAATGAACAAAGTATCTTTTTTGGATACGCACAGTGATTTTATCTTATTTTTCGATAATAAAGGCCGTTATTTTGAAGGAAACGCTTTAGACAAAAAGCAGAAACAATTTGTCCCAGTTTCAAAAAATTTAATAGATTATATTTATAAAAATAGAATAATTCTCCAACATCAAAGCCCTCAAGATACCGTGACTGGCTTTATTCGCATCCCAGAAGGGTTGTTACTTTTGACTTCATATGCCGTAAGTGATAGTGGGACTACCCAAAAACCAAACGGGAATGTTATTTTAGCTTATTTTTTTGAAAAAACAGATTTAGAGCGTTTAGCAAAAACATTACAAGTCCAGCTTAGGTTATATTATTTAGAAGATATAGCTGAGAACACAGAACTGCAAGAAATTTTCAACAAATTAAAGACTGTAGATGATTACTACATCGTTCCGCATGATGATAAAATTCTTTATTATTATTCTTTATTGAACGACATTAACAGTAAACCAATCGCCATTTTGAGAACCACCTTTCCTCGTCAAACTTACTTAGAAGGGCTTAGCACTGTTCATTTGTATATATTCATAGTTGCTCTTATTGGCCTGATAATTATGGGGCTTGTTTTTTTCTTATTAAAATTTTCTATCGTAAGAAGAATCAACTCGTTCAAAGATCAATTAAGCATAATTACTTCCAAACAAGATTTTTCAAAAACTATTGAGATGTCAGGTAGGGATGAAATTTATGAGATGGGCAAGGATTGCAATAAAATGCTTCAAGTTATCAATACGACCCAAGCCCAACTTAATCAATCCATTCATGAACTAACACGGCGCAATAATCTTATAAAACATAACAATGAAGAGTTAAAAGAACGTGAACATGCAATGATGCTTATTAATAAAATCAATGAAAAATTACAGATGTGTCAAAATATATCCGAAGCTTATTCTTTAATCAATGAAACTGTCGATGAATTATTTACAGGTTGGAGAGGGGGGATTGTGATTGCAGATCCTACCTCTGGTGAGTTGAAAACCGTTACGGAGTGGGGCGATAAAAAAACATTAAAGCTATCTTTTCATTCTGATGAATGTTGGGCCATAAGGAGTGGAACAATCTATATTGTAGATAAATTCCGCCCCCACCTTGATTGCCGTCATTATATCTCTAATGAGATTAGCAAATCTTTATGTATTCCCTTAATTGCTGCAGGTAAATTTATTGGTATATTAAATCTCAATTCGGAAAAAAATACTGCCGTATCGAATTATTATCATCAACAATTAGTCATTACGTTATCAGAAGTCATTGCTTTGTCTTTCGCAAATATAAATTTACGTGATTCATTACGCGATCAATCCATCCATGATCCGCTAACTGGTTTATTCAATCGTCGATATTTAGAAGAGCGGTTTCCTACAGAGATAGAGAGGGCCATTAGGAACAAAAGTATTTTTTCAGTGGGAATGATTGATATAGACTTCTTTAAAAACTTTAATGACCGATACGGTCATGCCGCAGGCGACGAGGTCTTAAAAAAACTTGCCGTATCATTAATGGAAAATTTTCGAGGTTATGATGTAATTTTTCGTTTCGGTGGAGAGGAATTTTTAGTCATTTTAATAGATAACTCTGTGAGTAAGGCCAGTGAACGAATGAATTTTTTCCGCGAACAAGTAAAAAAGACCTCAATTACATTTAAACATATCAACTTACCGCCTATAACCATTTCAATTGGTTTAGTCGAAGCGCCTACAGAAGGTACTTCTTTAGAAGAGATTGCGCGTAAAGCTGATATCGCCCTATATCATGCCAAAGAAAATGGACGAGATCGGGTCGAAATTTTTACTGAAAATAAATCAAAACCAATTGGTCCGAATTAA
- a CDS encoding response regulator: MIRGFDGPPKKNNSLQKVDVFLIEDDLGIKDALSWFINLVGYSIAIVSNGEHALEELKYNISPSVIILDLMMPGMDGFAFREEQAQSVILKNIPTIIMSASTKTDALVMQENEVLIKKPLNTQILLTYLKKYINNHQN; encoded by the coding sequence ATGATTAGAGGGTTTGATGGACCTCCTAAAAAAAATAATTCCCTCCAAAAAGTTGATGTATTTCTTATTGAAGATGATTTAGGGATAAAAGACGCTCTTTCTTGGTTTATTAATTTAGTAGGATACAGTATCGCTATTGTTAGTAATGGTGAGCATGCCCTAGAAGAATTAAAATATAATATCTCGCCCTCTGTAATTATTTTAGATTTAATGATGCCTGGAATGGATGGGTTTGCCTTTCGTGAAGAACAAGCACAATCAGTTATTTTAAAAAATATCCCCACTATAATAATGTCAGCAAGTACAAAAACTGATGCGTTAGTAATGCAGGAAAATGAAGTTTTAATAAAAAAACCACTAAATACTCAAATTCTATTAACATACTTAAAAAAATATATAAATAATCATCAGAATTAA
- a CDS encoding MEDS domain-containing protein: protein MNQNATEEAVCTPTFLKSKIVTDSGIPAIGLLKWGTHFCNFYTTPQDLMEVLIPYFQKGLNNNELCIWINSEDTNLVYNRLIQDIPDIKTKIDKGQMLLFEREVWFRNACAETAEPLLANILALEKNALKQGYTGLRVAGGPTNFSTPQAKNDFLCFENKVCATLYNHKIIALCCYRTCESDSKVIFDVIKSHQFALILQDGQWEMVENASLKVLKEELQKQNNELENQVKLRTMELENALKSRDHFLSIASHELKTPITALSLYVDGILSMDKKYVMGHVEEFMNLIRKIKDQSLCLEILINKLLDFTWVLNKKNIPLEFQYFDLSNMIQRVVEKFAGKCRSAKCEIKTNVPSSLTVFLDPTRIEQVLTNLLDNAIKYAPEHPISINLRQDFKGIILEIKDQGKGIARSYQELVFKPYMQLLSNKTQYGMGLGLWLVQQIVTAHKGNISLVSDIGRGCHFIIKLPTEVS, encoded by the coding sequence ATGAATCAAAATGCAACAGAAGAAGCTGTTTGTACTCCGACTTTTCTAAAGTCTAAAATAGTTACAGATTCAGGCATACCTGCGATTGGTCTGCTAAAATGGGGGACGCATTTTTGTAATTTTTATACAACACCTCAAGATTTGATGGAAGTGCTTATTCCATACTTTCAAAAGGGTCTTAATAACAATGAACTTTGCATCTGGATAAATTCCGAAGATACGAATCTTGTTTATAACCGATTGATTCAGGATATCCCTGACATAAAGACAAAAATAGATAAAGGGCAAATGCTTTTGTTTGAAAGAGAAGTTTGGTTTAGGAATGCTTGTGCTGAAACAGCCGAACCACTTCTCGCTAATATACTGGCATTAGAAAAAAATGCACTAAAACAAGGATATACTGGCTTACGCGTTGCCGGAGGACCTACTAATTTTTCCACCCCACAAGCAAAAAATGATTTTTTATGCTTCGAAAATAAAGTGTGTGCTACCTTGTATAATCACAAAATCATTGCCCTATGTTGTTATCGTACTTGTGAAAGTGATTCAAAAGTAATTTTTGATGTAATAAAAAGTCACCAATTCGCTTTGATTCTTCAAGATGGACAATGGGAAATGGTGGAGAATGCTTCATTAAAAGTGCTAAAAGAGGAATTACAGAAGCAAAATAATGAATTAGAAAATCAAGTTAAATTAAGAACCATGGAGTTGGAAAATGCTTTAAAGAGCCGCGATCATTTTCTTTCAATTGCTTCTCATGAACTTAAAACCCCTATTACTGCTTTAAGCCTCTATGTAGATGGAATTCTTTCAATGGATAAAAAATATGTTATGGGGCATGTTGAGGAATTCATGAATCTCATAAGAAAGATTAAAGATCAGAGTCTATGTTTAGAGATTCTTATTAATAAGCTTTTAGATTTTACCTGGGTGTTAAACAAAAAAAATATACCTTTAGAGTTTCAGTATTTCGATTTATCGAACATGATTCAAAGGGTGGTTGAGAAATTTGCAGGAAAATGTCGTAGTGCAAAATGTGAGATAAAAACTAATGTTCCTTCTTCTCTAACTGTTTTTTTGGATCCTACTCGTATTGAGCAAGTTTTAACAAATCTCCTTGATAATGCAATTAAATATGCTCCTGAACATCCCATTTCGATTAATTTGAGGCAAGATTTTAAAGGGATAATTTTAGAAATTAAGGACCAAGGAAAAGGTATCGCTAGATCGTATCAAGAGCTAGTATTTAAGCCTTATATGCAACTGCTTTCAAATAAAACTCAATATGGCATGGGGCTGGGCTTATGGCTTGTTCAACAAATTGTTACTGCTCATAAGGGAAACATTTCTCTTGTAAGTGATATCGGCAGAGGATGTCATTTTATAATTAAATTACCTACAGAAGTGAGTTAG
- a CDS encoding aldehyde dehydrogenase family protein — translation MSNHLKFYINGQWVPPVVPATLDVINPATEKAYTQISIGSKADVDKAVIAAKTAFETFSKTSHTSRMALLMNILELYNERFEDIAQAVSAEMGAPIAFARDAQALVGRVHLEATITAFKNYTFSENRGRTTIVKEPIGVCALITPWNWPLNQIVCKVAPALAAGCTVILKPSEIAPISGIIFAEIMDAAGVPKGVFNMINGTGQEVGQEMASHPDVDMVSFTGSTRAGIIVAKVAADTVKRVTQELGGKSANIILPDADFVTAVTKGVQNCFGNSGQSCDAPTRMLVPKERHEEALNIAKVAAEAFRTGDPKDPESDLGPVVSQLQYDKIQALIQSGLEEGATLVTGGLGRPESLNQGYYIRPTVFGHVTPEMKIAREEIFGPVLSIISYTDEEDAIRIANDTIYGLAAYIQSENIDHARAVARELRVGTVSINYPDWDAFSSFGGYKQSGNGREYADFGIHEFLEIKSIVV, via the coding sequence ATGAGCAATCACTTAAAGTTCTACATCAATGGTCAATGGGTTCCCCCTGTTGTTCCAGCTACTCTTGACGTCATTAATCCCGCCACGGAAAAGGCTTACACTCAAATTTCTATAGGCTCTAAGGCGGATGTAGATAAGGCAGTTATTGCAGCTAAGACTGCATTCGAAACGTTCTCCAAAACGTCGCACACTTCTCGTATGGCACTTCTAATGAATATTCTTGAACTCTACAACGAACGCTTTGAGGATATAGCACAGGCGGTTTCCGCCGAAATGGGGGCACCCATTGCATTTGCTCGCGATGCACAAGCCTTAGTGGGTCGTGTCCATCTGGAAGCCACTATTACTGCATTTAAGAATTATACCTTTAGTGAAAACCGTGGTAGAACCACCATTGTTAAGGAACCCATAGGTGTTTGTGCATTAATTACGCCATGGAATTGGCCGCTCAATCAAATAGTTTGTAAAGTTGCCCCAGCCCTTGCTGCTGGCTGTACTGTAATTCTAAAACCATCCGAAATTGCACCCATAAGCGGCATCATTTTTGCGGAGATTATGGATGCTGCCGGCGTGCCTAAAGGGGTTTTTAACATGATTAATGGAACTGGGCAGGAGGTTGGTCAAGAGATGGCATCCCATCCTGATGTGGATATGGTCTCCTTCACCGGTTCAACCCGCGCCGGTATCATCGTCGCCAAAGTTGCAGCGGATACAGTCAAGCGTGTGACTCAAGAACTTGGCGGTAAATCGGCTAACATTATTTTGCCAGACGCTGATTTTGTAACTGCCGTCACTAAGGGGGTGCAAAATTGCTTCGGAAATAGCGGACAATCCTGCGATGCACCAACTCGTATGCTAGTACCCAAAGAGAGGCACGAAGAAGCATTGAATATCGCAAAAGTAGCAGCTGAAGCTTTTAGAACCGGTGATCCTAAAGACCCTGAATCTGATCTAGGTCCAGTGGTCAGTCAACTGCAATACGATAAAATCCAGGCTCTGATTCAATCTGGACTGGAGGAGGGTGCTACCCTTGTGACTGGTGGTTTAGGTCGTCCAGAATCTCTGAATCAGGGTTATTATATCCGTCCCACTGTATTTGGACACGTAACACCCGAAATGAAAATTGCTCGCGAGGAGATATTTGGACCGGTCTTGTCGATCATTTCTTATACGGATGAGGAGGATGCGATCCGTATTGCCAATGACACCATCTATGGACTTGCTGCCTATATCCAGTCAGAAAATATAGATCATGCCCGGGCTGTAGCCAGAGAATTACGGGTCGGTACAGTATCAATAAACTATCCGGACTGGGACGCCTTCTCATCATTTGGGGGCTATAAGCAGTCTGGTAATGGCCGGGAATACGCTGATTTCGGCATCCATGAATTTCTCGAGATTAAGAGTATAGTTGTTTAA
- a CDS encoding F-box protein: MSFEKLPVELQKMILSNLDAPELIKTAKVSTSLHKQSTELLNELHAGYPRERTLSPTSDYYAVGAKVDISQSTNPWDRGFPYRKDRKAIPENEIKNAIPKQGTMKLFRTLKEAQSYALETSEENHSRIDRIAAVFHVKLKEPVVSAITKNEITPAFYTLFRQGPKTKATEYVPVDVSNLKFLSGQVSDYPGIALAGQENKEDPCACVLM; this comes from the coding sequence ATGTCTTTTGAAAAATTACCCGTCGAATTGCAAAAAATGATTCTATCTAATCTTGATGCACCCGAGCTAATAAAAACAGCTAAGGTTTCCACATCCCTACACAAACAAAGTACAGAACTTTTAAATGAGCTCCATGCAGGTTACCCAAGAGAACGAACTTTAAGCCCTACATCCGATTACTATGCTGTTGGAGCAAAAGTAGACATTTCACAATCTACAAATCCATGGGATAGAGGTTTTCCTTATAGAAAAGATCGAAAGGCAATTCCAGAAAATGAAATAAAAAATGCTATACCAAAACAAGGTACGATGAAATTGTTCCGCACGCTAAAAGAAGCACAAAGCTATGCTCTAGAAACTTCAGAAGAAAACCACTCTAGGATTGACCGGATAGCAGCTGTTTTTCATGTGAAATTGAAAGAACCCGTAGTGAGTGCTATTACTAAAAATGAGATCACGCCCGCTTTTTATACCCTCTTCAGACAAGGACCCAAAACCAAAGCAACTGAATATGTACCAGTGGATGTGAGTAATCTTAAATTTCTTTCCGGTCAAGTTTCTGACTATCCTGGTATAGCATTAGCAGGTCAAGAAAATAAAGAGGATCCATGTGCATGTGTACTCATGTAA